One Sphingomonas sp. KR3-1 DNA segment encodes these proteins:
- a CDS encoding acyl-CoA dehydrogenase family protein, producing the protein MATAPDIDAPANPLDSFRAEVRAWLTANFPPSLKGKDNAMSAVEGPHTNSPEEDAWQTAMGEKGWGVPTWPKEYGGGGLSRAEARVLQEEMQRAGAWNPIGGMGVMMFGPTLLEYGTEEQKREHIPAIAKGTVRWCQGYSEPGAGSDLASLQTFAADAGDHYVVNGQKTWTSGGQWADKCFMLVRTDKAKKHEGITFLLCDMDTPGVEVRPIRLISGSSPFCETFFTDVKVPKANRVGAEGEGWTIGKRLLQHERSSLSGGGSAAGRMFAGASLGQIAKRYVGVDGEGRLADADLRSRIARHEMDLRSFMLTLRRASLEAKSNQGPSAATSIMKNVGARIMQERSELLIEIRGFAGLGWDGEGFEEDALKDVRTWLFGKAVSIYGGSTEIQNNVIAKRILGMLDHQ; encoded by the coding sequence ATGGCCACGGCCCCCGATATCGATGCGCCGGCGAACCCGCTCGACAGCTTTCGCGCCGAGGTCCGCGCCTGGCTGACGGCGAACTTCCCGCCGAGCCTGAAGGGCAAGGACAATGCGATGTCCGCGGTCGAGGGGCCGCACACCAACTCGCCCGAGGAGGATGCCTGGCAGACCGCGATGGGCGAGAAGGGCTGGGGCGTGCCGACCTGGCCGAAGGAATATGGCGGCGGCGGCCTGAGCCGGGCCGAGGCGCGCGTGCTGCAGGAGGAGATGCAGCGCGCCGGTGCCTGGAACCCGATCGGCGGGATGGGCGTGATGATGTTCGGCCCGACGCTGCTGGAATATGGCACCGAGGAGCAGAAGCGGGAGCATATCCCGGCGATCGCCAAGGGCACGGTGCGCTGGTGCCAGGGCTATTCGGAGCCGGGCGCGGGATCGGACCTGGCGAGCCTGCAGACCTTCGCCGCGGATGCCGGCGACCATTATGTCGTCAACGGCCAGAAGACCTGGACCAGCGGCGGGCAATGGGCGGACAAATGCTTCATGCTGGTCCGCACCGACAAGGCCAAGAAGCATGAGGGCATCACCTTCCTGCTCTGCGACATGGACACGCCGGGCGTCGAGGTGCGGCCGATCCGGCTGATCTCGGGCTCGTCGCCCTTTTGCGAGACCTTCTTCACCGACGTGAAAGTGCCCAAGGCCAACCGCGTCGGTGCCGAGGGCGAGGGCTGGACGATCGGCAAGCGGCTGCTCCAGCACGAGCGCTCGAGCCTGTCGGGCGGCGGATCGGCGGCGGGGCGGATGTTCGCCGGCGCGTCGCTCGGGCAGATTGCCAAGAGATATGTCGGCGTCGACGGCGAAGGACGGCTCGCCGATGCCGATCTGCGCAGCCGGATCGCGCGGCACGAGATGGACCTGCGCAGCTTCATGCTGACGCTGCGCCGCGCCAGCCTCGAGGCCAAGTCGAACCAGGGGCCGAGCGCCGCCACCTCGATCATGAAGAATGTCGGCGCGCGGATCATGCAGGAGCGATCGGAGCTGCTGATCGAGATCCGCGGCTTTGCGGGGCTTGGCTGGGACGGCGAGGGCTTTGAGGAGGACGCGCTCAAGGACGTGCGCACCTGGCTCTTCGGCAAGGCGGTGTCGATCTATGGCGGCTCGACCGAGATCCAGAACAACGTGATCGCCAAGCGCATCCTGGGGATGCTGGATCACCAATAG